Below is a window of Populus alba chromosome 2, ASM523922v2, whole genome shotgun sequence DNA.
GATCAGATGATCTGGCCATGGTGTTTTTAGACTGGCTCAAGAGCAACAAAGAGACTGTTTCAGCTGATGATTTGAGGAGAGTCAAACTCAAGAAGACCACCATAGAGTGTGCTGCTAGGCGTTTAGGTGGTGGTAAAGAAGGAATGAAACAACTCTTGAAGCTCATTCTCCAATGGGTCCAAACGAATCATCTACAAAGAAGGCGCTTGAGAGAATCATCCTCCAACGTTAATCTTCCCTATCCATACAATCAAGACCCTCTTCAGAgccaaaaccctaaccctaattcAAATCTCAACTGCAATCCTATACCAGCTGATCATTCAAACCCTTGCTTCACCCAGTCACCTTGGAACGTTGCACCCCCGCCATATCTTGCCGCAGATCCGGCTACAGTCATGCCAGGTTTTTCTCCCATGGTTGGATATATGGGTGACCCGTTTTCAAATGGATCTTCTAATATAAATGGCCATCCTTACGGGACTCCACGGGATTGCAATCACAGGCTTCAGTCCTATCAAACATGGCCTCCCTCACAATTTCCTCCGGTTTCACACTTCAACTCATTTGCAGACAATAATCTCCAGTCATCTCAACCCCAGATTCCTGCTTTTACCGGGTATGGTAATCAGTACCCATATCAGTATGTTCCGGCTAATGGTGATAACAGGTTGACGAGGTTAGGTTCCTCAGCTACAAAAGAGGCAAGGAAGAAGAGAATGGCTAGGCAGAGAAGGTTTCTGTCTTACCACAGGAATCAGAATCAAAATGGCGATCCGCATGAAAGGCTCGCAGATGATCCCAATGGTGGCCCAACAGGTCAATCTAATCCTGGTAGTTGGGTTTACTGGCCCACAGCTGCTGGTGGAGGTTCTGCTTCCACCACTGTGGATGCACCGGTGGATCGACCAGCCATGCAAACACCGACTAATAATCACCGGCAGGCCGCGGCCGAGAGGCGACAGGTTGGCAGTTGGTTTGGTTGTCCACGTTGAGTTTTATCACCTTTTTTGTGAAATCTTATGTGTCtgtctgtgtttgtttgtctaGGGATGGAACCCTGAGAAGAACCTGAGGTTTCTCCTTCAGAAAGTGTTGAAGCAGAGTGATGTGGGGAGTCTTGGGAGGATAGTGTTGCCAAAGGTATAAATCATGGcatcaacacacacacataaattaattaatttcttgctAATTAAGTacaggtttttatttttgtttttatgcagaAAGAAGCAGAAACACATCTCCCGGAGCTAGAGGCAAGGGATGGAATTTCCATCGCCATGGAAGATATAGGGACTTCCCGTGTTTGGAACATGCGTTATAGGTatcctaaaatttaatttaattaaccttTCTAATTATTCATGGatttctttcatcttttaatttctcaGATATGCttgcaaataatttaatttaattaattaatcgttCAAATCATTGATGgatttctttcatctttagatCATTTCTgatcaaatatatatacttGTGAGTTAAATCTCTGCTCTCTGTGTCTCTTTTTCCTCCTTGTGGAGTTTCAGATTTTGGCCCAACAACAAAAGCAGGATGTATCTCCTCGAAAACACTGGTGAGTATTGATTTGACAGCTAGCTAgcaaaatttcttttgatttaattaattataattattttttcatggataatttttctttctttgtttcttttttctgctTCTACGCATGCatatacataatatatatatttcttgatttcAGGAGATTTTGTGAGAACAAATGGACTCCAAGAAGGGGATTTCATAGTCATCTACTCGGATGTGAAATGTGGAAAATATGTGAGGGAGCACCTTAATtactttaatattaataattatcccgtatttttatatttattcttcaaAGATTTAATTAGCTAGCTAGGCTGATGATATAGATAGATAAACCCTAACTCAAATCGCATCACAGTTGATCCGAGGAGTGAAGGTACGGCAACCTGCAGGGCCCAAACCGGAGAACAAGAGGGCAGGAAAATCGCAAAGAAACTCGCAAGCAAGTTGCCCAGCTGCTGCTAATAACAATGGCTCTGGCTCTCAAAAACAAACAGTAAAGTGATCGGAGAGACAAGGAAGATGGCACGCTCTCTCTCCTTCATGCATGAAAATGAGTGGACAAATGGAGGGTGAGATTTCCAGCTGGGGCGGTTAGTTGATTTGTTTGAAACCCTAGATTCTCTAGCTACAATCACCATGTAATCTTTGGTTTCTCAGTCAAAGCAGAGATTGCAGATCACAGATGTCGAGACTATAAAGGAGGGTTGGCTTTGTGGTGCTATTTACTAGCCATGATCTCCATGTTTAAGGATATTAATTTCAAGCTAGCACATATATTAAATGTGTGGACCTGTACTAATGTATGATTGTGTTGTTAATAACCACTTGGTGGGGGTGTCCCGTATATGTTATTGGCTGCCTCTCCTGTTCATTTCCTTTTGTACTTCAatgtcaaattttatttttattttttcaattctaacttTTAAACCCgatatataaatcaattttgGACAAATTGTGAATCACAAATCTAATAGGTTGGTTAAGGTTACCTAAAACAACTTGTCCTCAACAAATTATTCtacaggtttaaaaaaaaaatttacaacaaaattatgtctttatttttttaattatggtttttaaGCCCGGCTCAGGGATCGATACTGTGTAAGTCCCGGGTCACAGGTTAGGTGGGTTAACTAGGGCTACCTgagcaactatttttttttattttacaaatatgtaaaaaataacattatttggtcaaaattttacaaaaaagaaaatcaatgggttttaaaaaaaataaaaagaatttaatgaagaaattggattcttatttttttgatcatGGTTTTCAGACCTAGCTTAGGGGTTCATCCCAAGCAACTCCTGGGTCATAAGTTAAGTTGACCAGAATTATCcggattgattgatttttttattatgcaagaatgtcaaaattatatatttttttataaagatttagCAATAAAATCcatgagttttgaaaaaaaaaattatacaacaaAAAACCTTAGCCCTCATTCCTTTAATTgtggtttttaattattatttttatttcatccaattaacatttaatttattaagaattttgcttcatgattttttcaaggCTTATCTTCAATAATATTGGACTAGTCTCATAACCGAGGTCATACGTTTAGAAAGTTAGCTTTAAttgacttctatttttttaacatattttttttaaattttatttttcaacatttggtTAGTTATGAattattctttgatatttttttatttttttttaagattttctcGATCTCATATCCTGAGTCAGAGATTTGATGGGGTTGACTCAGGTTTTATTATGAtgttacttttatatatatatatatatatatatatatatatcctaaatgttaaatttttttattaattcaatttatttgttgtcattatttttttatatatatcctaaGTATTATTAGATTAGTTAAGGTTATTAAATCCAATTACCTCAATGATCCAAttgtctaaatttttttaaatctcaagtTTTGcatgtaattttcttttatatttaaaaaagatatagcCTGGCTTGCTTCGCATAACGCGGCCATCTATCTATGTAACCTTCTGCTTGACCGAATGTGGGTGGGTGTagtgaattaattaagttttgctttgaatttttaagtttttctagTATATAAAAACAAGGTGTTGAGTGCATTGAGCAATAATGGAATCATATCTGCTGACTATTACTTTGTTTTTGTGTGAATAAGTGCTTTGAAGATTCTGATGAAATCTCCCTCGTCGTTGTCTATGCATGCTCTCATTTTTCTCCCCCTCTTTTGTACATTGCATACTTAGAATGTAGATGGTGGTTGTGGAAACTTTTTGGGAGGATGAAATCATAGATAGGTTGAGAAAACCCAGTGCGTTTAATGGAGATTCGGTTTTGTCGCTATGAAATCATGGTTCTCCCAAACAGAACTTCTTCACTTCTTCAATGATCTATTGTTTGATTCATTCAAACTACGAGCAAACTCAGTGCGTTTCCACCGTCAACCTCCTTCATCCATAGCTCTCCCCAGGCGACCACAAGCCACCCCAAGGGCATCCATTCCAGTCAGACAGCGGGACAATAGAAGCTACGCGGAAGTAGTGAGAGCAATACAACCTCCACTGCCTAACTCCCCTGCCGTTGAAACCACCACATCGATGAGTTCAGAGTGCAAGACCTGATCTCCACTACCCAGTGGCATGCAACTCAATGGTTTCTGTTTTATGGGAGGCATGCACTCGAGCCTTGATCTCTTTTGATTCTGCTGAGGATATGATGGCGGCACTACAAGTGGACACCCAAGCTTGGAAGAACGATTTTGATGAGCTTAGACCACGGACACAGACCGATGGCCCTAATGATCGTCTAATTAGCATGGGTAACATTTTCTAATCTTCCTATTATGGCTTTGAATGTTACTTGCATCAAGAAGATTCTGCATATTCTGGGAAGAGTAATTGGTTTTGATAGAATAAGCCTACTTTTCAACACTCTTGATCATACACTGAAATTCCTGATTGCAACACAATGTACAAACCCAATCAAAGAAGATACGGTCTTAAGAATGGAAGGGAGGGACTACATCAATATTCAGGAGATAGATCATCCAAACTACCTAGCATATGAAACAATAGAGTAAAGTATGAACTCTTTTAGCCCACAAttggaagatgaagaagatgatgattaaTCTGAGACTAGCTAGTCAGGCCCAAGCTGCTTTCGTGACCGAATGCAGGAGTGAAGTGGATACTTTTGATGTTTCTTTTGATCAGCACAGGGGCTGAGAGACATATAGATTGAGACTCTCTTTCCAGAAATCATGACGCTTCATCCatataaaaagcttttaaatCGAAGAAAAGGAAGACTTACTTATACCAGCAATGGTCTTCTAATGAGAGAAGATGACACACTACTAGAAACAGGGGCTATTAGCATCTGAATTTAACACCAGATAATTCCattgttaaatttaataatagatTTGCaatgaattaaatatatattatttttttaatattagcaacgGATTTTAGCAACGGAAAATTCATTACAAACTTTACgttgaatttagcaacggattttttgttgctaattaaaaaaataattatttaaattttaatataaaaccaaGATTACGAACATTGTTGATTACATTTACAAGGATAAAATCTCAACCGTTTATTTTTCGCTGGCTTTGGTAAATCTACATCAATACTCTCCCCCCACACCGAAATACAAACA
It encodes the following:
- the LOC118049976 gene encoding B3 domain-containing transcription factor ABI3, with the protein product MKGLEVHGEDRHEGVENEGNPTIGFDTMEEEQDILVEDKEIWLERGQEDLLHASDVSIFYEDFPPLPDFPCMSSSSSTPAPVKAITSSSSSSCSSSASSSSSAAAWAVLKSEAEEDVEKNHHRNHYYHHNNINDDFNSQTMDDPVDVSTAALSSTCSMEVPQPPDQAMELGIECMDVMEDFGYIDLLESNDFFDPSSIFHPDEGLFEEFQMEQNEPQDQLQLQYDEQAGNEEITKGKNDQEADQQGGRSDDLAMVFLDWLKSNKETVSADDLRRVKLKKTTIECAARRLGGGKEGMKQLLKLILQWVQTNHLQRRRLRESSSNVNLPYPYNQDPLQSQNPNPNSNLNCNPIPADHSNPCFTQSPWNVAPPPYLAADPATVMPGFSPMVGYMGDPFSNGSSNINGHPYGTPRDCNHRLQSYQTWPPSQFPPVSHFNSFADNNLQSSQPQIPAFTGYGNQYPYQYVPANGDNRLTRLGSSATKEARKKRMARQRRFLSYHRNQNQNGDPHERLADDPNGGPTGQSNPGSWVYWPTAAGGGSASTTVDAPVDRPAMQTPTNNHRQAAAERRQGWNPEKNLRFLLQKVLKQSDVGSLGRIVLPKKEAETHLPELEARDGISIAMEDIGTSRVWNMRYRFWPNNKSRMYLLENTGDFVRTNGLQEGDFIVIYSDVKCGKYLIRGVKVRQPAGPKPENKRAGKSQRNSQASCPAAANNNGSGSQKQTVK